A window from Rhineura floridana isolate rRhiFlo1 chromosome 17, rRhiFlo1.hap2, whole genome shotgun sequence encodes these proteins:
- the HMOX2 gene encoding heme oxygenase 2 — MSSDVTEALEEPENLSYEELEEDDSVSPTDLSELLKEGTKESHDRAENTQFVKDFLKGRIKRELFKLGTVALYFTYSALEEEMERNKDQPAFTPLYFPLELHRQEALAKDLEYFYGEDWREKIQCSEATQRYVERIQHVGQHEPELLVAHAYTRYMGDLSGGQVLKKVAQRALRLPSTGEGIQFYVFENISNPQQFKQFYRARLNALDLDKGTKERIVGEANKAFEFNMQVFEELDKIGALLTEEAQEGSLPVHDGKGDLHKCPYYAAKLAGTEGSSCPCHLALALLKLPTIQLVLAACVAVAAGVAAWYVM, encoded by the exons ATGTCGTCTGATGTAACAGAGGCACTAGAGGAGCCTGAAAACCTTTCCTATGAAGAGTTGGAGGAGGATGACAGTGTCag CCCCACAGACTTGTCTGAGCTGCTCAAAGAAGGGACCAAGGAGTCACATGATCGGGCTGAAAACACTCAATTTGTCAAAGATTTCCTGAAAGGGCGCATCAAGCGGGAGCTCTTCAAG CTGGGCACAGTGGCCCTCTACTTCACGTACTCTGCCCTGGAGGAGGAAATGGAGCGCAACAAGGACCAGCCAGCCTTTACCCCCCTCTACTTCCCCCTGGAGCTGCACCGGCAGGAGGCCCTGGCCAAAGACCTGGAGTATTTCTACGGGGAAGACTGGCGGGAGAAGATCCAGTGTTCAGAGGCTACCCAGCGCTATGTGGAGCGCATCCAGCACGTTGGGCAGCACGAGCCCGAACTTCTGGTGGCCCACGCCTACACCCGCTACATGGGAGACCTCTCGGGAGGGCAGGTGCTGAAGAAGGTGGCCCAGCGGGCACTGAGGCTGCCCAGCACTGGGGAGGGGATCCAGTTCTATGTCTTTGAGAACATTTCCAACCCACAGCAGTTCAAGCAGTTCTACAGAGCCCGGCTCAACGCTCTGGACTTGGACAAGGGGACCAAGGAGAGGATTGTTGGGGAGGCCAACAAGGCCTTTGAATTCAACATGCAG GTTTTTGAGGAACTGGACAAGATTGGGGCTTTGTTAACAGAAGAAGCCCAAGAGGGCAGCCTCCCGGTGCATGATGGGAAAGGAGACCTGCATAAGTGCCCCTACTATGCTGCAAAACTCG ctggcactgaGGGCTCCAGCTGCCCCTGCCACCTGGCCTTGGCACTGCTGAAGCTGCCCACCATCCAGCTGGTCCTGGCGGCCTGTGTTGCTGTTGCAGCAGGAGTTGCTGCTTGGTATGTGATGTGA
- the CDIP1 gene encoding cell death-inducing p53-target protein 1, protein MSSDPPPPYPGGPSAPLIEEKDGLPFPAGRVSPVVVQPQGAPQPPLDVGPPPYEPPPHPGFIPPPMTTDGSMPYMSPGGYYMPPGPHVPMGYYPPTGPYAPAGGQTAAVLVPSGAAATVTVLQGEIFQAAPVPSICPHCQQAITTRITHEIGLMNFLLGFFCCFVGCDLGCCLIPCLIDEFKDVTHTCPNCKAYIYTYKRMC, encoded by the exons ATGTCCAGTGATCCTCCTCCGCCCTACCCAGGGGGGCCATCTGCCCCGCTCATAGAGGAGAAGGATGGCCTCCCTTTCCCAGCAG GCAGAGTCTCGCCCGTGGTGGTACAGCCACAAGGAGCCCCACAGCCCCCATTGGATGTTGGGCCTCCACCGTATGAACCCCCACCACACCCAGGGTTCATTCCCCCACCCATGACCACTGATGGGTCAATGCCCTACATGTCTCCTG GAGGCTACTACATGCCCCCTGGACCACATGTCCCCATGGGCTATTACCCTCCAACAGGCCCATACGCCCCTGCAGGAGGCCAAACAGCGGCAGTTCTCGTGCCATCGGGGGCTGCAGCCACTGTGACGGTACTGCAGGGCGAGATCTTCCAAGCTGCGCCCGTCCCAAGCATCTGTCCGCACTGCCAGCAGGCCATCACCACCAGGATCACCCATGAAATTGGCCTCATGAACTTCCTGCTGGGATTCTTTTGCTGCTTTGTGGG GTGTGACCTGGGCTGCTGCTTGATCCCATGCCTGATAGACGAGTTCAAGGATGTGACACACACCTGCCCCAACTGCAAGGCCTACATCTACACATACAAGCGCATGTGCTAG